In one Molothrus ater isolate BHLD 08-10-18 breed brown headed cowbird chromosome 6, BPBGC_Mater_1.1, whole genome shotgun sequence genomic region, the following are encoded:
- the CCNK gene encoding cyclin-K, which yields MKENKENSSPSVNLANLDHTKPCWYWDKKDLAHTPSQLEGLDPATEARYRREGARFIFDVGTRLGLHYDTLATGIIYFHRFYMFHSFKQFPRYVTGACCLFLAGKVEETPKKCKDIIKTARSLLNDVQFGQFGDDPKEEVMVLERILLQTIKFDLQVEHPYQFLLKYAKQLKGDKNKIQKLVQMAWTFVNDSLCTTLSLQWEPEIIAVAVMYLAGRLCKFEIQEWTSKPMYRRWWEQFVQDVPVDVLEDICHQILDLYSQGKQQMPHHTPHQLQQPPSLQSTPQAPTVQQSQQSQSSEQSQTQQQKESQQSAQQQQQQQQTQAQQSKKPSPQSSPPRQIKRPAAVSPKEETKAVEPPPPSKIPKIETSHPPIPPAHPPPERKPPLTTAVSMGEPEQSTTVDSVDVPKVQIPPPAHPAPVHQPPPLPHRPPPPPPTSYITGMSTTNSYMSGEGYQSLQSMMKTEGPTYGALPPAYGPPAHLPYHPHVYPPNPPPPVPPPPPASFPPPNIPPPTPGYPPPPTYNPNFPPPRLPPTHAVPPHPPPGLGMPPASYPPPTVPPGGQPPVPPPIPPPGMPPVAGLGRATWMR from the exons atgaaggagaacaaagaaaattcCAGCCCTTCTGTAAACTTGGCAAACCTGGACCATACAAAGCCATGCTGGTACTGGGATAAGAAAGATTTGGCACACACACCATCACAGCTTGAAGGGCTTGATCCAGCTACAGAGGCACGATACCGCAGGGAAGGGGCCAGATTCATATTCGACGTGGGAACACGTTTAGGGCT ACATTATGACACTCTAGCAACcggaataatttatttccatcGGTTTTATATGTTTCATTCCTTCAAACAGTTCCCAAGATAT GTGACAGGAGCCTGCTGTCTCTTCCTAGCAGGAAAGGTTGAAGAAACACCCAAGAAATGTAAAGACATAATTAAAACAGCTCGTAGCTTGCTAAATGATGTACAGTTTGGGCAGTTTGGAGATGACCCAAAG GAAGAAGTGATGGTACTTGAAAGAATCTTACTACAAACAATAAAGTTTGATTTGCAAGTGGAACATCCATACCAATTTCTTCTCAAGTATGCCAAACAGCTCAAAG gagacaaaaacaaaattcaaaaactGGTTCAAATGGCATGGACATTTGTCAATGACAG CCTCTGCACtaccctgtccctgcagtgggagCCTGAGATCATAGCTGTTGCAGTCATGTACTTAGCAGGACGTTTGTGTAAGTTTGAAATACAGGAATGGACATCCAAACCAATGTACAGGCGATGGTGGGAGCAGTTTGTCCAAGATGTTCCTGTTGATGTTTTGGAAG ATATCTGCCATCAGATCCTGGATCTATACTCCCAGGGAAAACAGCAAATGCCTCATCATACTCCTCATCAGTTGCAGCAGCCACCATCTCTTCAGTCTACACCCCAGGCACCTACAGTACAGCAGTCACAGCAATCCCAGAGTTCAGAGCAATCCCAGACCCAGCAGCAAAAAGAGTCTCAGCAGtcagcacagcaacagcagcagcagcagcaaacacaagCACAGCAATCTAAAAAGCCCTCTCCCCAGTCAAGTCCTCCTAGACAGATTAAAAGACCAGCA gCTGTATCtccaaaagaagaaacaaaggcAGTAG aaccaccaccaccatctaAAATTCCTAAAATTGAAACTTCACATCCACCAATACCTCCTGCACATCCACCTCCAG agcGCAAGCCTCCTTTGACAACAGCGGTTTCAATGGGAGAACCAGAGCAATCTACTACTGTGGACTCAGTAGATGTGCCAAAGGTCCAgattcctcctcctgctcatcCTGCCCCAGTGCATCAACCTCCCCCTCTGCCACATCgtcccccacccccaccccccaccAGTTACATTACAGGGATGTCTACTACAAATTCCTACATGTCAGGGGAGGGTTATCAGAGTCTCCAGTCAATGATGAAGACAGAAGGACCAACATACGGAGCTTTACCACCGGCCTATGGACCACCAGCTCATCTACCATATCATCCTCATGTCTACCCTCCCAACCCTCCACCACCAGTTCCACCTCCCCCCCCTGCTTCTTTCCCCCCACCCAATATTCCACCTCCTACTCCCGGATATCCTCCTCCACCTACATACAACCCTAATTTCCCACCTCCAAGACTGCCTCCAACTCATGCAGTGCCACCTCATCCgcctccagggctgggaatgccccCAGCTAGTTACCCCCCTCCTACTGTTCCCCCAGGTGGACAGCCACCTGTACCACCTCCAATTCCACCACCTGGTATGCCACCTGTAGCAGGACTTGGACGTGCTACCTGGATGAGATAG